One Pecten maximus chromosome 7, xPecMax1.1, whole genome shotgun sequence genomic window carries:
- the LOC117331317 gene encoding protein rolling stone-like → MPSCCQHLCREFELRNLGFGGVHPNTFTRFHFPWPPVLYVVYRVVLALYALFWLLATGMEFTAITAKNDRIHAWPVYLSHWAYVVLTLYLLLYAVAVSFHVCRRPKFYWRVPSSDSETHTPQETFSAEMINSDKGCSELRNTEHPLSFISLHLLDGKHCSGTFKITWALYVVATDAAALVMLVFFVFLWPRLSKEEGISNMNLQTHAINFVIVGLDHVLGSIPVRLMHVVYSVILGLLYLTFTLVLYWTGDVRPVYPFILDWAHNWQTSLVTSALLTFLGVPLIHTFFFIMFKLKECISDRVKHYLAERERRKRVSKEPVTVL, encoded by the coding sequence TTCCCATGGCCTCCCGTGTTGTACGTGGTGTACCGAGTGGTCCTCGCCCTGTATGCCTTGTTCTGGCTGCTGGCTACCGGAATGGAGTTCACGGCCATTACAGCCAAAAATGACCGGATCCACGCCTGGCCCGTGTACCTGTCTCACTGGGCCTACGTGGTACTCACTCTCTACTTGCTCTTGTACGCAGTGGCCGTGTCCTTCCACGTGTGTCGCCGACCTAAATTCTACTGGAGAGTTCCATCGAGTGATAGTGAAACGCACACCCCGCAAGAAACTTTTTCTGCAGAAATGATCAACTCGGATAAAGGTTGTTCCGAACTGAGGAATACAGAACATCCTCTTAGTTTTATCAGCCTTCATCTCCTAGACGGAAAACATTGCAGTGGTACTTTCAAAATCACGTGGGCCCTGTACGTTGTGGCCACTGACGCCGCGGCTTTAGTCATGCTGGTTTTCTTCGTATTCCTGTGGCCGAGGTTGAGTAAGGAGGAAGGTATTAGCAACATGAACCTTCAGACCCACGCCATCAATTTCGTTATAGTCGGCCTAGATCATGTGCTTGGTTCGATACCAGTACGACTGATGCATGTTGTGTACAGTGTGATTCTGGGTCTGTTGTACCTAACATTTACCCTGGTTCTCTACTGGACCGGTGACGTCAGACCCGTCTATCCATTCATCTTAGACTGGGCACACAATTGGCagacgtcactcgtgacgtcaGCATTATTGACGTTTTTAGGCGTGCCTCTCATACATACGTTTTTCTTTATCATGTTTAAGTTAAAGGAATGTATTAGTGACAGAGTGAAACATTACCTCGCCGAGAGAGAACGTCGTAAACGAGTCAGCAAAGAACCCGTTACAGTGTTGTAG